The Rhodospirillaceae bacterium genome has a segment encoding these proteins:
- a CDS encoding ABC transporter substrate-binding protein, protein MNQEKKLRALSRGTPAIEGVSRRDALRAGVGLAGGAAAASVGLSAFAPAALGQSGKLEKVSIVLNWVKSVQFGGHFVAQENGYFKKQGIEAEIISGGPGIDSINLVASKNSMLGDRDSTNIILARSKGIPIKAFAAALQQNPYSMMSLKSKPVRNLQDMAGKTIAIPSQRRPTMRALLKAGGIDVNSVKFVPTGTDPGILPTGQVDAYFGWATNQGVMLRMRGVDLHIVSLNDLGDVTYAMVFFALEETLKEKRDLIVRWLKAEIQGWKWFAENPEATAKITVEKYGQRGLNLAQQKVESKTYGPYILGGDAKTKGPLWIGTDIFEQGMELGASAGLIKKKIPVADLVDQSLVKEALGM, encoded by the coding sequence ATGAATCAGGAGAAAAAACTTCGTGCCCTTTCCCGGGGGACCCCGGCAATCGAAGGCGTTTCGCGGCGCGATGCCCTGCGGGCGGGCGTCGGGCTTGCCGGCGGCGCGGCTGCGGCGTCGGTCGGTCTTTCGGCGTTCGCACCTGCGGCTTTGGGCCAGAGCGGCAAGCTCGAGAAGGTTTCGATCGTCCTGAACTGGGTCAAGAGCGTCCAGTTCGGCGGTCACTTCGTGGCTCAGGAGAACGGCTATTTCAAGAAGCAGGGCATCGAGGCCGAGATCATATCGGGCGGTCCGGGCATCGATTCGATCAACCTGGTCGCATCCAAGAACTCGATGCTTGGGGACCGGGATTCGACCAACATCATTCTCGCGAGGAGCAAGGGGATTCCGATCAAGGCCTTTGCCGCCGCACTTCAGCAGAATCCCTACTCGATGATGAGCCTCAAATCGAAGCCGGTCCGCAACCTGCAGGACATGGCCGGCAAGACGATCGCCATCCCCTCGCAGAGGCGGCCGACGATGAGGGCCCTTCTCAAGGCGGGCGGCATCGACGTCAACAGCGTCAAGTTCGTGCCCACGGGAACCGATCCCGGCATTCTTCCGACCGGACAGGTCGACGCCTACTTCGGCTGGGCGACCAACCAGGGCGTGATGCTGAGGATGCGGGGGGTAGACCTTCATATCGTCTCCCTGAACGACCTCGGCGACGTCACCTACGCGATGGTCTTCTTCGCTCTGGAGGAAACCCTGAAGGAGAAACGGGACCTGATCGTGCGGTGGCTGAAAGCGGAGATCCAGGGCTGGAAGTGGTTCGCGGAGAACCCTGAGGCGACGGCCAAGATCACGGTCGAAAAATACGGGCAGCGGGGCCTCAACCTGGCTCAGCAGAAAGTCGAGTCCAAGACCTACGGGCCCTACATCCTTGGCGGCGACGCGAAGACCAAGGGGCCCCTCTGGATCGGCACCGACATTTTCGAGCAGGGAATGGAACTGGGCGCGAGCGCCGGCCTGATCAAGAAAAAGATCCCCGTCGCCGACCTCGTCGACCAGTCCCTCGTCAAGGAAGCGCTCGGGATGTGA
- a CDS encoding ABC transporter permease gives MRALHGTLAGKRSSVRSLLRFAFASGVFVVFLGFVELMRALGVFPISIAAPSEIYATFVAHADDLWFHLKPTLWATVVGYFFACTTAMALAMLAVLVKRSEGIVYNFAVVIYSIPLIASAPILVMWFGVGSTVRIIIAAIAGFFPVLVGAIQGLRAVDRQAAELFHCLSASKLQEFRLLALPSALPYLFAGLKISAASALLGAIISEWVGAEKGLGLMMAYALFSFNVALVWLTLIVSIVSAILAYSLVGLVEKWVVHWERPAEMIAD, from the coding sequence ATGCGCGCGCTTCATGGGACACTGGCGGGAAAGCGAAGTTCCGTACGTTCGCTGCTTCGCTTTGCCTTTGCCAGCGGCGTCTTCGTCGTATTTCTCGGCTTCGTCGAGCTGATGCGGGCCTTGGGCGTGTTCCCCATTTCCATCGCCGCGCCAAGCGAGATCTACGCGACTTTTGTCGCCCACGCCGACGATCTGTGGTTCCATCTCAAGCCGACCCTGTGGGCGACGGTCGTCGGCTATTTCTTCGCGTGCACCACGGCGATGGCGCTCGCGATGCTTGCGGTTCTCGTCAAACGCTCGGAAGGAATCGTCTACAACTTCGCCGTCGTCATATACAGCATTCCCCTCATTGCGTCGGCGCCGATCCTGGTCATGTGGTTCGGTGTCGGCTCGACGGTCCGGATCATCATCGCCGCGATTGCCGGCTTCTTTCCCGTCCTGGTCGGCGCGATCCAGGGTCTCCGCGCCGTCGACCGGCAGGCTGCGGAACTCTTTCACTGCCTCTCGGCCTCCAAGCTGCAGGAGTTCCGGCTTCTGGCCCTGCCGAGCGCGCTGCCCTACCTTTTCGCCGGCCTTAAGATCTCAGCCGCCAGCGCGCTCCTGGGCGCCATCATTTCGGAATGGGTGGGTGCGGAGAAAGGTCTCGGCCTTATGATGGCCTACGCCCTTTTCTCGTTCAACGTGGCGCTGGTGTGGCTCACGCTCATCGTCTCGATCGTCAGCGCCATACTGGCGTACTCGCTCGTCGGCCTCGTCGAGAAATGGGTCGTCCACTGGGAGCGGCCTGCCGAGATGATAGCTGATTAG
- the hpxZ gene encoding oxalurate catabolism protein HpxZ, which yields MQINIPGVLAELTEAFRGYEDALSSNKPERLNGYFWKSPHAVRYGVAENLYGHDEIAAYRLRRAQVGGAPDREVIREVITSYGRDFGTTCIDYVRTETGLAGRQSQTWARMPEGWRIVAAHVSLLQEAD from the coding sequence GTGCAGATCAACATTCCCGGAGTGTTGGCCGAGCTGACGGAAGCGTTTCGCGGCTACGAAGACGCGTTGTCGTCCAATAAACCGGAGAGGCTCAACGGCTATTTCTGGAAATCGCCGCATGCGGTCCGCTACGGAGTCGCGGAAAATCTCTACGGCCACGACGAGATTGCCGCGTATCGTCTGCGGAGGGCACAGGTCGGCGGCGCACCGGACCGAGAGGTGATCCGCGAGGTCATCACAAGCTACGGGCGGGATTTCGGCACGACCTGCATCGATTACGTGCGCACCGAAACCGGCCTTGCGGGCCGGCAGTCGCAAACCTGGGCGCGGATGCCCGAAGGCTGGCGAATCGTTGCCGCACACGTCTCGCTGCTGCAGGAGGCCGACTGA
- a CDS encoding acyclic terpene utilization AtuA family protein, protein METMTVLAPTGTLGYGFDPDALARGMTLEPALIVVDAGSTDPGPHYLGTGESLVPRISIERELELLLAAALDRGIPLVVGSCGGSGRNDQVTETAKVVRDLAHRHGWHFRMATIEAEIPNRVVLEALRDGRVFDFEAGALPSEAEVEASTTIVAQMGPEPIMAAIEAGARVVLAGRACDDALIAAVPILKGYDRGSAIHMGKILECGAFCADPFAMDVILGTLDDEGFTLEPGSLGRRCTVATVAGHSLYEREDPYIQVGPGGRVDMTKTRFSQLDDRRVRVTGTRFVPEDRYCIKLEGARRVGYRTISIAGVRCPTMIERIDPILEDVRRRIEDYFSDETSFTLLFHQYGRDAVMGQLEQNRNWLPHELGLVTEAIAPTQDLAHAICHVTTGTLLHYSYDGQKNNAGNLAFLHSPSEVDAGPTYEFSLYHLMEVSDPTEFFPVEIEDI, encoded by the coding sequence ATGGAAACCATGACCGTGCTGGCGCCAACCGGGACACTCGGTTACGGCTTCGACCCTGATGCCCTCGCTCGCGGCATGACCCTCGAGCCGGCGCTCATCGTGGTCGACGCCGGGTCCACCGACCCCGGTCCCCACTATCTCGGCACCGGTGAGTCTCTGGTCCCGAGGATTTCGATCGAGCGGGAGCTCGAACTGCTGTTGGCCGCGGCGCTCGACCGCGGAATCCCGCTTGTCGTCGGAAGCTGCGGCGGCAGCGGACGCAACGATCAGGTCACCGAGACGGCCAAAGTGGTGCGTGATCTGGCTCACAGACACGGCTGGCATTTTCGTATGGCAACCATTGAGGCGGAGATTCCCAATCGGGTTGTCCTTGAGGCCTTACGGGACGGACGGGTCTTCGATTTCGAGGCAGGCGCCTTGCCGAGCGAGGCCGAGGTGGAGGCGAGCACGACGATCGTCGCCCAAATGGGCCCTGAACCGATCATGGCCGCCATCGAGGCTGGAGCCCGGGTCGTGCTGGCCGGACGGGCCTGCGACGATGCCTTGATTGCCGCGGTTCCAATTCTCAAGGGTTATGACCGTGGCTCGGCGATACACATGGGCAAGATCCTGGAGTGCGGCGCATTCTGTGCGGACCCCTTTGCCATGGATGTGATCCTCGGCACATTGGATGACGAAGGCTTTACGCTCGAACCGGGAAGCCTCGGGCGACGCTGCACGGTCGCCACCGTTGCCGGACATTCGCTCTACGAGCGTGAAGACCCGTACATACAGGTTGGGCCCGGGGGCCGCGTCGACATGACGAAGACGCGGTTCAGCCAACTGGACGATCGGCGCGTGCGCGTGACGGGGACGCGGTTCGTACCCGAGGACCGTTACTGCATAAAACTCGAAGGCGCGCGCCGGGTCGGCTATCGGACCATTTCCATTGCCGGGGTTCGCTGTCCGACGATGATCGAAAGGATCGATCCAATACTCGAGGATGTCCGCCGGAGAATTGAAGATTATTTCTCGGATGAAACCTCATTTACCCTCCTTTTCCATCAGTACGGCAGGGACGCGGTAATGGGGCAGCTGGAGCAAAATCGTAACTGGCTTCCTCACGAGCTCGGACTAGTGACCGAAGCAATCGCGCCCACGCAAGATCTGGCCCACGCGATCTGCCATGTGACGACGGGAACCCTGCTGCATTACAGCTACGATGGTCAGAAGAACAACGCCGGGAATCTCGCCTTTCTCCACTCTCCGTCGGAAGTCGATGCTGGACCCACCTACGAGTTTTCGCTTTACCACTTGATGGAGGTTTCCGATCCCACGGAATTTTTCCCAGTCGAGATCGAGGACATCTGA
- a CDS encoding ring-opening amidohydrolase, whose translation MGRLYTAYKFPMSAPDDVTGLEALLDDGTVDAEEVVCLIGKTEGNGRVNDYSRPLAHRCLRDLLSRRIGRSAEETDRRVAFVMSGGCEGIISPHATVFVSRQTTSSGARGQKRLAFAMANTRELLPEEIGTIVQVELVAEAVKAALESAEIAGTEDVHYVQVKCPLLTTERINAAKARGSMTVTEDTLRSMGYSNGASGLGIAVGLGEVAAVDPADICTNPDIFTTRGGSSSGIELMNCQVFVVGNSVRSESPYVAAHCRLDDLIDADGVRQALRRAGLQVEGSVDESARPRVLNVFAKGQVPLDGLLRGWRTTLLTDSDLNTRPARAVLGAVVASVVGDPAIYASAGWGYHQGPTGGGVAAAIVRAADD comes from the coding sequence ATGGGCCGGCTTTACACCGCATACAAGTTCCCGATGTCCGCTCCGGACGACGTCACCGGTCTGGAGGCGCTGCTGGATGACGGCACGGTCGATGCCGAGGAGGTAGTCTGTTTAATCGGCAAGACCGAGGGCAACGGCCGGGTCAACGACTATTCGCGGCCGTTGGCCCACCGGTGCCTGCGCGATCTCCTTTCCCGGCGCATCGGGCGGTCCGCCGAAGAAACCGACAGGCGCGTCGCGTTCGTCATGTCGGGCGGATGCGAGGGAATAATTTCGCCCCACGCCACGGTCTTCGTCAGCAGGCAAACCACGTCGAGCGGCGCGCGCGGGCAGAAAAGACTCGCTTTCGCGATGGCAAACACGCGGGAGCTTCTGCCGGAAGAGATCGGCACGATCGTGCAGGTCGAGCTCGTTGCGGAAGCCGTGAAGGCGGCTCTCGAGAGCGCGGAAATCGCCGGCACGGAGGACGTTCACTACGTGCAGGTAAAGTGCCCCCTCCTGACGACGGAGCGGATCAATGCCGCCAAAGCGCGCGGATCCATGACCGTGACCGAGGACACGCTGAGATCCATGGGCTATTCGAACGGCGCCTCCGGTCTCGGTATCGCCGTCGGCCTCGGCGAGGTCGCCGCCGTCGATCCCGCAGACATCTGCACCAACCCGGACATATTCACGACTCGGGGCGGCTCGTCGTCGGGAATCGAACTGATGAATTGCCAGGTGTTCGTTGTCGGAAACTCGGTTCGTTCGGAGAGTCCGTACGTTGCCGCCCACTGCCGCCTCGACGACCTAATCGATGCCGACGGGGTCCGCCAGGCGCTCAGGAGAGCGGGACTGCAGGTCGAAGGTTCGGTCGATGAATCCGCCCGCCCGCGGGTGCTCAACGTGTTCGCGAAGGGCCAGGTGCCGCTCGATGGCCTGCTGCGGGGCTGGCGCACCACATTGTTGACGGATTCCGATCTCAACACGCGCCCGGCCCGCGCGGTCCTCGGCGCCGTGGTGGCGTCCGTTGTCGGCGATCCGGCAATCTACGCCTCGGCCGGCTGGGGATACCACCAGGGGCCGACCGGCGGCGGCGTGGCGGCCGCCATCGTCCGGGCCGCGGACGACTGA
- a CDS encoding ABC transporter ATP-binding protein: protein MAEHLKLSNVTVEFRLGQETLTALKDVSLSLAPGEFGAIIGPSGCGKSTLLRVVADIIQPTHGSISIGDRPPAEIRLNQLIGFVFQDATLLPWRNVIDNIKLPLIILRDSNRQLERSPQQLVDLVGLTGFEKAMPSQLSGGMQQRVAIARALVLNPQVLLLDEPFGALDEITRQRMNLELLRIWAESQTSALLVTHSIAEAVFMADRVFVLTAGPGQIKAERHVRLTRPRTLDMMRSQPFFETVNFVRDALYSDESPSESGLPQG, encoded by the coding sequence ATGGCGGAGCATCTCAAGCTCAGTAATGTGACCGTCGAATTTCGCCTCGGCCAAGAGACGCTCACCGCGCTCAAGGATGTGAGCCTGTCGCTGGCGCCAGGAGAGTTCGGCGCGATCATCGGTCCGAGCGGCTGCGGAAAATCGACCCTCCTGCGGGTCGTTGCGGACATCATTCAGCCGACCCACGGTTCCATTTCGATCGGCGACCGGCCGCCGGCCGAGATCCGGCTGAATCAGCTCATCGGTTTCGTTTTCCAGGACGCCACCCTGCTCCCCTGGCGCAACGTGATCGACAACATAAAGCTGCCGCTGATCATCCTGCGCGACAGCAACCGGCAGCTGGAACGCAGTCCGCAGCAACTCGTCGATCTGGTCGGCCTTACGGGTTTCGAGAAGGCGATGCCCTCCCAGCTTTCCGGCGGCATGCAGCAGCGCGTTGCGATCGCACGGGCCCTGGTTCTCAATCCCCAGGTTTTGCTGCTCGACGAACCTTTCGGGGCGCTCGACGAGATTACGCGCCAGCGAATGAATCTGGAGCTTCTGCGCATCTGGGCGGAGAGCCAGACCTCGGCCCTTCTGGTGACGCACAGCATCGCCGAAGCCGTTTTCATGGCGGACCGGGTGTTCGTGCTGACCGCGGGACCCGGGCAGATCAAGGCGGAAAGACACGTGCGGCTGACCCGCCCAAGAACGCTCGACATGATGCGCTCGCAACCCTTTTTCGAGACGGTCAACTTCGTGCGCGACGCGCTCTACTCCGACGAGTCGCCGTCCGAATCCGGCTTGCCGCAAGGCTAG
- a CDS encoding cupin domain-containing protein has product MRSTRANPVPPTEIRIGIRLKHARLTKGLGLRQLADEVGCSESFISKIENDKVRPSFSTLHRIVAALEMNVALLFAEETPESGRVSIMRPSTRPVIRVDPVWRGEGITLERLIPGAAGTLLQANIHHIDPGANTDGPIEHDGEEFGFVLEGTLQLVVEDISYVIRAGESFSFSSHLPHGYSNPDKTIAKVLWVNTPPTF; this is encoded by the coding sequence TTGCGTTCGACTCGCGCGAACCCGGTACCGCCGACCGAAATCAGGATCGGCATCCGCCTCAAACACGCAAGGCTGACGAAGGGTCTTGGCCTGCGCCAGCTCGCGGATGAGGTCGGATGCTCGGAAAGCTTTATCTCGAAGATCGAGAACGACAAGGTGCGCCCGTCCTTCTCGACGCTTCACCGGATCGTCGCCGCGCTGGAGATGAACGTCGCGCTGCTGTTCGCGGAGGAGACACCGGAGTCCGGCCGGGTATCCATAATGCGACCGAGCACGCGCCCCGTGATCCGGGTCGATCCGGTTTGGCGGGGCGAAGGAATCACGCTCGAGCGACTGATTCCGGGCGCCGCCGGAACCTTGCTTCAGGCCAACATTCATCACATCGACCCGGGCGCGAACACGGACGGTCCCATCGAGCACGACGGCGAGGAATTCGGATTCGTGCTGGAAGGGACGCTGCAGCTGGTGGTCGAGGATATCTCCTACGTCATCCGCGCCGGCGAATCGTTCTCCTTCTCCTCTCATCTGCCACACGGTTACAGCAATCCCGACAAGACCATCGCCAAGGTCCTGTGGGTCAACACGCCGCCGACCTTCTGA
- a CDS encoding DUF4387 domain-containing protein, giving the protein MSTRTLGELAQIIRSKNAKPFRLTFDIVFSDAATYERVKGARVLTRASIARLYGVDPDEIMSVHEFDPGLAIKFTLKRRIRQGNAGDTDIYGCQQHAPLLEIEVPWT; this is encoded by the coding sequence ATGTCGACGCGCACCCTGGGCGAACTCGCCCAGATCATCCGCAGCAAGAACGCAAAGCCCTTCCGCCTAACTTTCGACATCGTGTTCAGCGATGCGGCCACCTACGAGCGGGTCAAAGGTGCGCGGGTGTTGACGCGCGCATCGATCGCCAGACTATACGGGGTCGATCCTGACGAGATCATGTCCGTGCACGAATTCGATCCCGGCCTTGCCATCAAGTTCACGTTGAAGCGGCGAATCCGCCAAGGCAATGCCGGGGACACCGACATCTACGGCTGTCAGCAGCACGCGCCGTTGCTAGAAATCGAAGTTCCCTGGACCTGA
- a CDS encoding GntR family transcriptional regulator, which translates to MRQPFYRNIAHQIEARIAAGDYAPGTSLPSEARLEREFHVSRITIRKALGLLKHRGILYSRSGAGTHVRASISDPTSMRATGSLEDLSYYAAETAYQAVDRRLVVPPSEIAATLDIPEDEHVLCFRGIRSKGDTTKIAFEEIYVPEPLGRAIDNAGLGSRTLFSIIEEVNCLAIAEARQTITAVTVPAAVARHLGIARRTPMLRVTRAYMVASGQTVEVAVSYYNAAMFQYVMTLFPA; encoded by the coding sequence ATGCGACAACCGTTCTACCGTAATATCGCCCATCAGATCGAAGCGAGAATCGCTGCCGGCGATTACGCTCCGGGTACGTCGCTTCCGTCGGAAGCACGATTGGAGCGAGAGTTCCACGTAAGCCGGATCACGATCCGCAAGGCCCTCGGCCTCTTGAAGCACCGCGGGATCCTGTACTCGCGGTCAGGCGCGGGGACCCATGTCCGGGCCTCAATCTCCGACCCCACGTCCATGCGCGCCACCGGCTCGCTGGAAGATCTCTCCTACTATGCGGCGGAAACCGCATACCAGGCCGTAGATCGCCGGCTGGTCGTGCCGCCTTCCGAGATAGCAGCGACATTGGATATCCCGGAGGACGAACATGTCCTCTGTTTTCGTGGGATTCGAAGCAAGGGCGACACAACCAAGATCGCATTCGAGGAAATCTACGTGCCCGAACCCTTGGGTAGGGCGATCGATAACGCAGGTCTCGGCAGCCGGACGCTCTTCAGCATCATCGAAGAGGTGAATTGTCTTGCGATTGCGGAGGCTCGCCAGACGATCACCGCGGTCACGGTGCCTGCAGCCGTCGCGCGGCACTTGGGGATTGCGCGTCGAACGCCGATGCTTCGGGTCACGCGCGCCTACATGGTCGCGAGCGGGCAAACCGTCGAAGTTGCCGTCAGCTACTACAATGCTGCAATGTTCCAGTATGTGATGACGCTTTTTCCGGCTTGA
- a CDS encoding amidase, whose amino-acid sequence MPAAGTADTPAQDPLGAFRTIFGSAVPGRSSGPLSGFRFAAKDLFDVQGYVTGCGNPDWERNHPPAVRTAPVIRTLLDAGATLVGKTHTDELAYSVNGENVHFGTPVNPRAANRIPGGSSSGSASAVAGGVVDFAIGTDTAASVRLPASYCGLYGIRPTHGRLSAKGYVPLAPSFDTVGWLADSPELLRDVGRVLLTPETAGSAPVTFLVAEPAFDLCDQPVRTALERAIGRIAEHTPVQTAVWERDLSAWSATMRILQAFEAWQAHGEWIREAQPGFGTAIGERFAWASTVTAAQYETALSACREARAYLDDILGDDRVLLWPTTPCIALPPRLDAEALEPIRQRILPLTCVATLGGLPQVTLPGGQVEDCPIGLSLVAPRGRDFETLERAVELARFLAVRNSEK is encoded by the coding sequence GTGCCCGCCGCAGGAACTGCCGACACGCCTGCCCAGGATCCGCTCGGCGCTTTTCGCACGATATTCGGGTCAGCTGTGCCCGGCCGGTCCTCCGGCCCGCTTTCGGGATTTCGCTTCGCGGCCAAGGATCTCTTCGACGTTCAGGGGTACGTGACCGGTTGCGGCAATCCCGACTGGGAACGAAACCATCCGCCCGCGGTCCGGACGGCGCCCGTCATTCGCACCCTGCTTGACGCCGGCGCGACCCTTGTGGGGAAGACACACACCGACGAGCTCGCCTACAGCGTCAACGGTGAGAACGTGCATTTCGGGACACCGGTCAATCCGCGCGCCGCGAACCGAATCCCCGGCGGCTCTTCGAGCGGTTCGGCGTCCGCCGTTGCCGGAGGTGTCGTCGACTTTGCGATCGGCACCGACACCGCCGCGTCGGTGCGCCTGCCGGCGAGCTATTGCGGACTGTATGGCATCCGCCCGACGCACGGACGGCTGTCTGCGAAGGGTTATGTTCCCCTTGCCCCGAGCTTCGACACCGTGGGATGGCTCGCGGATTCACCCGAATTGCTCCGCGATGTCGGCCGGGTTCTGCTGACCCCGGAGACAGCCGGTTCGGCTCCGGTAACCTTCCTCGTCGCCGAACCGGCATTCGACCTCTGCGATCAGCCGGTGCGCACCGCCCTTGAGCGCGCGATCGGTCGTATCGCGGAGCATACGCCGGTCCAGACGGCCGTATGGGAGCGCGATCTCAGCGCATGGTCGGCCACGATGCGCATCCTTCAGGCTTTCGAAGCCTGGCAAGCCCACGGAGAATGGATTCGCGAGGCGCAACCCGGCTTCGGGACGGCCATCGGGGAGAGGTTCGCCTGGGCCAGTACGGTTACCGCGGCGCAATATGAAACCGCGCTCTCGGCATGCCGGGAAGCACGGGCCTATCTCGACGACATCCTGGGGGACGACAGGGTCCTGCTCTGGCCGACGACGCCCTGCATTGCGCTTCCGCCGCGCCTGGACGCCGAAGCGCTGGAGCCGATCCGCCAGCGTATCCTGCCGCTGACCTGTGTCGCCACTCTCGGCGGCCTGCCGCAAGTCACCTTGCCCGGCGGGCAGGTCGAGGACTGCCCGATCGGCCTGTCGCTCGTTGCGCCGCGCGGCCGGGACTTCGAAACGCTCGAGCGGGCGGTCGAACTCGCGCGGTTTCTGGCCGTTAGGAACTCTGAGAAATAA
- a CDS encoding ABC transporter permease, which translates to MVVGRDRLWFTDAWRSVWSNAAARPFVSFAIFALLFLSFWHGFVVLQDIKPYLMPLPQAAIESLILNRSMIFGHLLFTLGEGVCGLAISTVLAVGTAGVFVVSPAAAQATFPFAISMRSVPVVAIAPIITLIVGRGFWTGVTVVVIASFFPILVTSLRGFLGARQAHVELMHLYGASRWQMLYLLRFPFAFPYIFSGLRTAAPIAVLGAMLSEWLTGNHGLGYLILDTASLRELELLWATIIVSMMLGLLVFWATASAERYFLRWR; encoded by the coding sequence GTGGTCGTTGGAAGAGACAGGCTCTGGTTTACCGATGCGTGGCGGTCCGTCTGGTCGAACGCCGCTGCACGGCCCTTCGTATCCTTTGCGATCTTTGCGCTGTTGTTCCTGTCCTTCTGGCACGGTTTCGTGGTTCTGCAGGACATCAAACCGTATCTGATGCCGTTGCCCCAGGCAGCGATCGAATCGCTGATACTCAATCGTTCCATGATCTTCGGCCACCTGCTGTTCACGCTGGGAGAGGGAGTCTGCGGCCTTGCGATCAGCACGGTATTGGCGGTGGGCACAGCTGGCGTGTTCGTCGTTTCGCCGGCCGCGGCCCAGGCGACCTTCCCCTTCGCCATTTCGATGCGCAGCGTTCCTGTCGTGGCCATCGCGCCGATCATCACGCTGATCGTCGGTCGCGGTTTCTGGACCGGGGTGACCGTAGTCGTTATCGCGTCCTTCTTTCCCATTCTGGTGACCAGCCTCAGAGGGTTTCTCGGAGCCCGCCAGGCCCATGTCGAACTCATGCACCTCTACGGCGCGAGCCGATGGCAGATGCTTTACCTCCTCCGCTTTCCTTTCGCCTTTCCGTATATCTTTTCAGGCTTGCGCACGGCCGCCCCGATCGCCGTCCTCGGGGCCATGTTGTCCGAGTGGCTGACGGGCAACCATGGTCTCGGTTATCTCATTCTTGACACCGCTTCCCTCAGAGAGCTCGAACTCTTATGGGCAACGATCATCGTGAGCATGATGCTTGGCCTCCTCGTATTCTGGGCCACGGCTTCGGCAGAACGCTACTTCCTGCGGTGGCGATGA